A part of Chitinimonas koreensis genomic DNA contains:
- a CDS encoding PepSY domain-containing protein: MTTTTVAPPIQRPFRLLPALYRWHRRIGLCAAVAVLVWACSGLSHPIMTRLFPSAVAMQPPASDAAPGGLPLAEAMARAGIAELTGARLIGWQDRPYWQVRRPGEHEWRYVDAADGRLVADGDARYAEMLARHYSGEQAAAVRRATLVTAFDGDYAAINRLLPVWRIEFERPDGLRVYVETAPARLAALMDDRKAVFQALFGLLHRWEWLDGAPLLRRLLMSVLLLSAAGAAGLGLVLAWRRPRGGRGTPLRTWHRRLGLLVLGSTFAFTLSGVFHVWAAPDFDPPLRREARFDTATATVPPQRLALGATLVAIDGRAAWWLPPAPIVAGDEHAAHAGHAMPAGATAAARVLDAASGAVLADGERRLAAVIAAELAGLPLQKLREATPVTRFDGEYGFVSKRLPVLRLSYDLPGRPNAYVEPASGVLAARPQPLARIESAAFSWLHKAQWLDGLGKGPRDTLLGLFALLNGGLAVIGLLLWLRRARRPA; this comes from the coding sequence ATGACCACCACCACCGTCGCCCCGCCGATCCAGCGTCCCTTCAGGCTGCTGCCCGCGCTCTACCGCTGGCACCGCCGCATCGGCCTGTGCGCCGCCGTGGCGGTGCTGGTGTGGGCCTGCTCGGGCCTGAGCCACCCGATCATGACGCGGCTGTTCCCCAGCGCCGTCGCCATGCAGCCGCCGGCCAGCGACGCGGCGCCCGGCGGCCTGCCGCTGGCCGAGGCGATGGCGCGCGCCGGCATCGCCGAGCTGACCGGCGCGCGGCTGATCGGCTGGCAGGACCGGCCCTACTGGCAGGTGCGGCGGCCGGGCGAGCACGAATGGCGTTACGTCGACGCCGCCGATGGCCGCCTGGTGGCGGACGGCGACGCGCGCTATGCCGAGATGCTGGCGCGCCACTACAGCGGCGAGCAGGCCGCCGCGGTGCGCCGGGCGACGCTGGTCACCGCTTTCGATGGCGATTACGCCGCGATCAACCGGCTGCTGCCGGTCTGGCGCATCGAATTCGAGCGACCGGACGGCCTGCGCGTCTATGTCGAGACCGCGCCGGCGCGGCTGGCGGCGCTGATGGACGACCGCAAGGCGGTGTTCCAGGCGCTGTTCGGCCTGCTGCACCGCTGGGAATGGCTCGACGGCGCGCCGCTGCTGCGCCGGCTGCTGATGAGCGTGCTGCTGCTGTCGGCTGCCGGCGCCGCCGGGCTCGGCCTGGTGCTGGCCTGGCGCCGCCCGCGCGGCGGCCGCGGCACGCCCCTGCGCACCTGGCACCGGCGGCTCGGCCTGCTGGTGCTGGGCAGCACCTTCGCCTTCACGCTGAGCGGCGTGTTCCACGTCTGGGCCGCGCCCGACTTCGATCCACCGCTGCGGCGCGAGGCACGCTTCGACACGGCCACGGCCACCGTGCCGCCGCAGCGGCTGGCGCTCGGGGCGACGCTGGTGGCGATCGACGGCCGCGCCGCCTGGTGGCTGCCGCCGGCGCCGATCGTGGCAGGCGACGAACATGCCGCGCATGCCGGCCACGCCATGCCGGCCGGCGCGACGGCGGCCGCGCGCGTCCTCGATGCCGCCTCCGGTGCCGTGCTGGCCGACGGCGAACGGCGGCTGGCGGCGGTGATCGCGGCCGAGCTGGCCGGCCTGCCGCTGCAGAAGCTGCGCGAGGCGACGCCGGTCACCCGTTTCGACGGCGAATACGGCTTCGTCAGCAAGCGGCTGCCGGTGCTGCGGCTGAGCTACGACCTGCCGGGCCGGCCGAACGCCTACGTCGAGCCGGCCAGCGGCGTGCTGGCGGCCCGGCCGCAGCCGCTGGCGCGGATCGAGAGCGCCGCGTTCTCCTGGCTGCACAAGGCGCAGTGGCTCGACGGCCTGGGCAAGGGACCGCGCGATACGCTGCTCGGCCTGTTCGCGCTGCTGAACGGCGGCCTGGCCGTGATCGGCCTGCTGCTCTGGCTGCGGCGCGCCCGCCGCCCGGCCTGA
- a CDS encoding thioredoxin family protein, translating to MKRPFALMLLLASLAAPAAEQPYDESANARDDVRQALVTARKGGKPVLLVFGANWCKDCRALDKALKGEKNAALIAREFNVVKIDVGRFDKNLDLDTVYGNPIKQGIPAVVVLAPDQRVLYATRAGELANAREMNEEGVYGFFKQIVEQAGKGG from the coding sequence ATGAAACGACCTTTCGCCCTGATGTTGTTGCTGGCCAGCCTCGCCGCGCCGGCCGCCGAACAGCCCTACGACGAGTCCGCCAACGCGCGCGACGACGTGCGCCAGGCCCTGGTCACCGCGCGCAAGGGCGGCAAGCCGGTGCTGCTGGTGTTCGGCGCCAACTGGTGCAAGGACTGCCGCGCGCTCGACAAGGCGCTCAAGGGCGAGAAGAACGCGGCGCTGATCGCGCGCGAATTCAACGTTGTGAAGATCGACGTCGGCCGTTTCGACAAGAATCTCGATCTCGACACCGTCTACGGCAACCCGATCAAGCAGGGCATCCCGGCCGTGGTGGTGCTGGCGCCCGACCAGCGCGTGCTCTACGCCACCCGCGCCGGCGAGCTGGCCAATGCGCGCGAGATGAACGAGGAGGGCGTGTACGGCTTCTTCAAGCAGATCGTCGAGCAGGCGGGCAAGGGCGGTTGA
- a CDS encoding M61 family metallopeptidase — protein MKPAIHYRINPASPEAHLFEVSLTVEQPDPAGQLLSLPVWIPGSYLVREFARHIVRIEAEDARGPLAIDKLDKRSWRAAPAEGALTVRYSVYGYDLSVRTAYLDQTRGFFNGTSVFLGVEGQLDAPVTVDIAPPAGKDYREWRVATSLTPLKAKPYAFGSYRAANYDELIDHPVELGDFTLIQFKACGVPHDFVLAGRLPKLDSKRLARDVKAICEYQIRFFGEPAPFERYVFMTFVSGDGYGGLEHRASTALMASRDSLPQPGERGLKSPYRQFLGLVSHEYFHTWNVKRIKPAAYAPYPADGEAYSRLLWAFEGLTSYYDDLTLVRAGLIDADSYLELLSHTITGVLRNPGSAVQTLAESSFDTWIKYYRPDENAPNSMVSYYTKGALAGLCLDLHIRRETAGRQSLDDVMQALWQRYGRDFYAGKPVGVAEEAWEAVAEEVTGLTLEPLFDTLLRSTEPLPLESVLAQVGIDWQARAQVGAGDKGGWLEQPKAPATWIGARTAAADGGLVKLAHVLSDGPAMAAGLAAGDVLVAIDDLKASPANLDAALALARPGDKLEVLAFRRDELMRFKLRLEAAPANTVGLKRNEGDAARVTARKEWLNA, from the coding sequence ATGAAGCCAGCCATCCACTACCGCATCAATCCCGCCTCGCCCGAAGCCCACCTGTTCGAAGTCAGCCTGACCGTCGAGCAACCCGACCCGGCCGGCCAGCTGCTCAGCCTGCCGGTGTGGATTCCCGGTTCCTACCTGGTGCGCGAATTCGCCCGCCACATCGTCCGCATCGAGGCCGAGGACGCCCGCGGCCCGCTCGCCATCGACAAGCTCGACAAGCGCAGCTGGCGCGCGGCGCCGGCCGAGGGCGCGCTGACGGTGCGCTATAGCGTCTACGGCTACGACCTGTCGGTGCGCACCGCCTACCTCGACCAGACGCGCGGCTTCTTCAACGGCACCAGCGTGTTCCTCGGCGTCGAGGGCCAGCTCGACGCGCCGGTGACGGTCGACATCGCACCGCCGGCCGGCAAGGACTACCGGGAGTGGCGCGTCGCCACCAGCCTGACGCCGCTCAAGGCCAAGCCCTATGCATTCGGCAGCTACCGGGCCGCCAATTACGACGAACTGATCGACCACCCGGTCGAGCTCGGCGACTTCACCCTGATCCAGTTCAAGGCCTGCGGCGTGCCGCACGACTTCGTGCTGGCCGGCCGGCTGCCCAAGCTCGATTCCAAGCGGCTGGCACGCGACGTCAAGGCGATCTGCGAATACCAGATCCGCTTCTTCGGCGAGCCGGCGCCATTCGAGCGCTACGTGTTCATGACCTTCGTCAGCGGCGACGGCTACGGCGGCCTCGAGCACCGCGCCTCGACCGCGCTGATGGCCAGCCGCGACAGCCTGCCGCAGCCGGGCGAGCGCGGCCTGAAGAGCCCCTACCGCCAGTTCCTCGGCCTGGTCAGCCACGAGTATTTCCATACCTGGAACGTCAAGCGCATCAAGCCGGCCGCCTACGCGCCCTACCCGGCCGACGGCGAAGCCTATTCGCGCCTGCTGTGGGCGTTCGAGGGCCTGACCAGCTACTACGACGACCTGACGCTGGTGCGCGCCGGCCTGATCGACGCCGACAGCTATCTCGAACTCTTGTCGCACACCATCACCGGCGTGCTGCGCAATCCCGGCAGCGCGGTGCAGACGCTGGCCGAATCGAGCTTCGACACCTGGATCAAGTACTACCGCCCCGACGAGAACGCGCCCAACAGCATGGTGAGCTACTACACCAAGGGCGCGCTGGCCGGGCTGTGCCTCGACCTGCACATCCGCCGCGAGACCGCCGGCCGCCAGTCGCTCGACGACGTGATGCAGGCGCTGTGGCAGCGCTACGGCCGCGATTTCTACGCCGGCAAGCCGGTCGGCGTGGCCGAGGAAGCCTGGGAGGCGGTGGCCGAGGAAGTGACCGGCCTCACGCTCGAGCCGCTGTTCGACACGCTGCTACGCTCGACCGAGCCGCTGCCGCTGGAGAGCGTGCTGGCCCAGGTCGGCATCGACTGGCAGGCGCGCGCCCAGGTCGGCGCCGGCGACAAGGGCGGCTGGCTGGAGCAGCCCAAGGCGCCGGCCACCTGGATCGGCGCCCGTACCGCGGCGGCCGACGGCGGCCTGGTCAAGCTCGCCCACGTGCTCAGCGACGGCCCGGCGATGGCGGCCGGCCTCGCCGCCGGCGACGTGCTGGTGGCGATCGACGATCTCAAGGCCAGCCCGGCCAACCTCGACGCCGCGCTGGCGCTGGCCCGGCCCGGCGACAAGCTTGAAGTGCTGGCCTTCCGCCGCGACGAGCTGATGCGCTTCAAGCTGCGGCTGGAAGCGGCGCCGGCCAATACGGTGGGGTTGAAGCGCAACGAGGGCGATGCGGCCAGGGTGACGGCGCGCAAGGAATGGCTGAACGCCTGA
- a CDS encoding copper chaperone PCu(A)C, with protein MRASLTFLAALALSAGAAAHEFKLGTLEIHHPWARATPPGQGNGAVYLKINNAGGQPDALVAASVGALARAELHAHLNENGVMKMRPVERVAVPAKGSALLKPGGDHVMLIGLKRPLKEGDKLPLTLRFEKAGEVKVEIKVEPLTVDAESLHAGH; from the coding sequence TTGCGCGCTTCGCTCACCTTCCTGGCCGCATTGGCTCTCTCGGCCGGCGCTGCCGCCCATGAATTCAAGCTCGGCACGCTCGAGATCCACCACCCCTGGGCGCGCGCCACGCCGCCGGGCCAGGGCAACGGCGCGGTCTACCTGAAGATCAACAACGCCGGCGGCCAGCCCGACGCGTTGGTGGCGGCGAGCGTCGGCGCGCTGGCCAGGGCCGAGCTGCACGCCCACCTGAACGAGAACGGCGTGATGAAGATGCGGCCGGTCGAGCGCGTCGCGGTGCCGGCCAAGGGCTCGGCGCTGCTCAAGCCCGGCGGCGACCACGTGATGCTGATCGGCCTCAAGCGCCCTCTGAAGGAGGGCGACAAGCTGCCGCTAACGCTGCGCTTCGAGAAGGCCGGCGAGGTGAAGGTGGAGATCAAGGTCGAGCCGCTGACGGTGGATGCCGAGTCGTTGCACGCCGGGCATTGA